The region AAGCCGATCGTTTTATTCAATTGGGATTAAAAGCCGCACAAGAAGCAATGAATGACTGTGGATTAGTAGATGAGAATGGTAAAGTATCAGATGAGGATGCAAACAGATTTGGAATGATTTCTGCTTCTGGAATTGGTGGTTTAGGTACTATTGAAAAAAATTCTATTGCTTTAAATACAAAAGGACCTAGACGGGTTTCTCCTTTTTTCATTCCTTCATCATTGGTTAATATGTTAGGTGGATTTATTTCAATTTCTCATAATTTAAAAGGCCCTTCTTTATCTCATGTTACTGCTTGTGCTGCTTCTACTCATGCAATTGCAGATGCTTGTAAAACAATTATGTTAAATGGTGCTGATCGTATTTTAGTTGTTGGAGCTGAAAGTGCAATATGTGGAGTAGGAATTGCTGGTTTTGCTGCAATGAAAGCTTTATCTACTAGAAATGATGATCCAAAAACTGCTTCAAGACCTTTTGATAAAGACAGAGATGGTTTTGTTATGGGAGAAGGTGCAGGAGCACTGGTACTAGAAACACTTGAATCTGCGGAAGCAAGAGGTGCTAAAATCTATGCTGAAGTAATTGGTTTTGGAGAAAGTGCTGATGCAAATCATATTACTTCTCCTGTAATGGACGGCCCACTAAGAGCAATGCAAGCTGCATTTGATATGGCAGAACATCTTACAGGTGAAAAACCAAAGATTGATTATGTTAATGCTCATGGAACGTCCACTCCTGTTGGAGATGTAAATGAATCTGCTGCTTTAGTTGCAATCTTTGGAGGGGCTGATAATTGTCCTCCTGTTTCTTCAACAAAAGGACAAATTGGTCATTGTTTAGGAGCAGCTGGAGCTATTGAGGCTATTTTTGCTATAAAAGCAATGAACGAAGGTGTAATTCCACCTACTATTAACATAGAAAATCAAGATGAGAATTGTCCTTTAGATTATGTAGCAAATAAATCAATAAAAGCTGATTTAAATATAGTAATGAGTAATAACTTTGGTTTTGGTGGAACAAATGGTTCTATCATCTTAAGAAAATACAGTAAATAACTAGAACGTTTAAGGGCTTTGCCCTTAATGAAAAGGAAACGCTTGGCGACTTATTTAGCATTTGAAGAAAAAATAAAAAGTATAGAAGAAGATATTATTCTTGCGAGAACAAAAGCAGATGATCCCGCAGTAGATATCTTAAAAAACAAACTTGAAAAAGAAGTAAAAAAAACCTTTTCTAACTTAAGCGATTACCAAAAACTACAACTTGCACGACATGCAGATAGACCTTATACAATGGATTATATTAAAGGTTTAATGACAGATTCTTATGAAATTCATGGAGACCGACATTTTGATGATGACAGTGCTTTAGTATGTTTTTTAGGTTATATTGGCGAAGAAAAAGTAATGGTTATTGGAGAGCAAAAAGGTAGAGGGACTAAAGACAAATTAAGAAGAAATTTTGGAATGCCCTCTCCTGAAGGTTATAGAAAAGCATTAAGAGCTGCTAAAATGGCAGAAAAATTTGGTATCCCTATTTTAATGTTAGTAGATACTCCAGGTGCTTTTCCAGGCCTGGGAGCAGAAGAGCGAAATCAAAGTGAAGCAATTGCTAGAAACTTATATGAGTTTTCTGATTTAAATACTATTACTATTTCTGTAGTTATTGGAGAAGGTGGTTCGGGAGGAGCATTAGCAATTTCTATTGCAGATAAACTAGCAATGATGCAATACTCAATTTATGCCGTTATTTCACCAGAAGGCTGTGCAGCTATTTTATGGAATGATCCAGCACAAGCAGAAACTGCTGCAAATGCTTTAAAAATTACAGCCTCTTCTTTAAAAGAGTTGAATTTAATTGATGATATTATAGAAGAGCCATTAATTGGAGCGCACAGAAAAAAAGATGAAGCAATAAAAGCTTTAGGTGATTATTTTCTTAATACTTTAAATGAGATTAGAAAATTAACACCTGAACAACGGTATAAAAAAAGATATGAAAAACTTGTGAATTTAGGTTCTTTTGAAGAGTAATATTTTATAAAGTAAGGAAATCTTCCTTACTTTTAAGACTAATTTATTTATTTCCTACTAATTTTCCAACATACTCACCTGCTAATAAATGAAAATGTAAATGATGTACTTCTTGTCCACCATGATCACCAATATTAGTGATTATTCTATAACCAGAGTCTTTAATCTCCAAGTTTGATGCCAGTTTTTGAATAAATTCTGTCATATCAGCCATTACTTTTGGAGGCATAACATCAAAAGAAGAAATATGCTCTTTTGGAATTATTAAAGCATGAATTTTTGAAGCAGCATTAATGTCTTCAAACGCTAAAAAATCTTCATTTTCTAATAACGTTTTATTTGGAATTTCGCCTTTTACTATCTTACAAAATATACACATAATCGTCCTTGTTATTATTAAAAATCAATTATAACCAAACTCTAATAAATTCTTAAGTATAATCCTCAAACTATAAAAATAAATGACATGTAAAATGGAGACAGATTGAAAGAGTGGTTAGAAAAAATTAAAACTTCATCATCTTTAGATGGGTTAGAAACGTTAAGAGTTGATATACTTGGGAAAAAAGGTGTATTAACAAAAGAATTTGCAAAACTTAAAGACATTCCAAATCAAGAAAAAAAAGCTTTTGCTCAAGATCTTAATACTAAAAAAGTATCAATTAACCAAGCAATTGATGATCAAAAAATAATACTTGAAAAAGATGCTTTAAATAAACAATTGCAAAGTGAAAAGATTGATGTTTCAAAATTTAACAATGATTTATCTTGTGCAGCGTTACATCCTGTAAACTTTACAATGGACAGAGTGATTTCTTATTTTCAAAATCTTAACTTTTCTGTAGAAGAAGGTCCTTTAGTAGAAGATGATTTTCATAACTTTGAAAGTTTAAATCTTCCTAAGTACCATCCTGCAAGAGATATGCAAGATACTTTTTACAATAAAGATTATTCACTTTTAAGAACACATACTTCTC is a window of Campylobacteraceae bacterium DNA encoding:
- a CDS encoding beta-ketoacyl-ACP synthase II, yielding MKRVVVTGLGTINCIGHNVEDSFNAVVNGVSGIDTITLFDAEAFSVKIAGEVKDFDPTTIMDKKDVKKADRFIQLGLKAAQEAMNDCGLVDENGKVSDEDANRFGMISASGIGGLGTIEKNSIALNTKGPRRVSPFFIPSSLVNMLGGFISISHNLKGPSLSHVTACAASTHAIADACKTIMLNGADRILVVGAESAICGVGIAGFAAMKALSTRNDDPKTASRPFDKDRDGFVMGEGAGALVLETLESAEARGAKIYAEVIGFGESADANHITSPVMDGPLRAMQAAFDMAEHLTGEKPKIDYVNAHGTSTPVGDVNESAALVAIFGGADNCPPVSSTKGQIGHCLGAAGAIEAIFAIKAMNEGVIPPTINIENQDENCPLDYVANKSIKADLNIVMSNNFGFGGTNGSIILRKYSK
- the accA gene encoding acetyl-CoA carboxylase carboxyl transferase subunit alpha, which encodes MATYLAFEEKIKSIEEDIILARTKADDPAVDILKNKLEKEVKKTFSNLSDYQKLQLARHADRPYTMDYIKGLMTDSYEIHGDRHFDDDSALVCFLGYIGEEKVMVIGEQKGRGTKDKLRRNFGMPSPEGYRKALRAAKMAEKFGIPILMLVDTPGAFPGLGAEERNQSEAIARNLYEFSDLNTITISVVIGEGGSGGALAISIADKLAMMQYSIYAVISPEGCAAILWNDPAQAETAANALKITASSLKELNLIDDIIEEPLIGAHRKKDEAIKALGDYFLNTLNEIRKLTPEQRYKKRYEKLVNLGSFEE
- a CDS encoding histidine triad nucleotide-binding protein — protein: MCIFCKIVKGEIPNKTLLENEDFLAFEDINAASKIHALIIPKEHISSFDVMPPKVMADMTEFIQKLASNLEIKDSGYRIITNIGDHGGQEVHHLHFHLLAGEYVGKLVGNK